In Syngnathus scovelli strain Florida chromosome 10, RoL_Ssco_1.2, whole genome shotgun sequence, the following are encoded in one genomic region:
- the LOC125994654 gene encoding centrosomal protein of 135 kDa-like isoform X1 — protein sequence MDSNKDTKWSKLRARLHMLGYNDNLGEESVQLVEQLFSDLVHTTESLRESQRSTAKSEKESQNTDVRLTRENQELHFELMMVRGERAQVTRELKVYITKLENDVTLLKSLNEQYLHEMHSLEKDCKEKAKLIRQLRRKNVNIWVQAVDRNNLCASPNADDLLHEELTNLKAELENSQESIQHSNNQTLMDELQETNMALEQKLKSAQRKSSSKVIELTSKNHELCQEITDIRNLAKMMEMEKKQKLEKAEWKLQDLKAVIRKLQGVIRELEDQLSKNTMEAYNLREQNEKFEAMLEFLEEENSRLQAKVEKMMSVEKVLVLELEGWRTKYGICGLERSPSRLDAFVQSLEEERDHYRQEVEHYKNIRGRSPVIEAQDSLNMSPKIRNPKDRFKEAENKVQQEVDQVTEDILEEELQQMQEKPAGPSVEIRNLKEQLRLAKEKIAELSEELQGAKENLQCLTSEKDSLGDHLEKAEMDIQMLKSENDELMEELKQKQLQYEEHHSKTSAEMLKLEEKLKEAKDEVQKMKSEKDAQMEEMKLKHDDQQPETSAQIVTLEGKLRLAEEKIQHSTTEKDSLKEELKICQLRHDEEHLKTTAEIKKLEEKLRVAEEKIQRLTAEKDSQKKQLEKRQLKRDEQNSETSEEILKLEEKLRLAEEKIQQLMTEKDSLTKKLELKHDEEHSKTSAETLKLEEKLRLAEGKIQQLTAEKDSLKKELEKHHLKHDEQHTETSEEDVKLEEKVRLGEEKIQQLMAEKDSQKKQLEILQLNQDEQHSNIFAEIVKLEEKLRLAEEKIQQLITEKDSLKKEFEKHQLKHEAQHQETSAETIKLEQKLRLAEEKIQQLITEKDSLKKKDGDPRTSAPVLVQTLRDRSQVAEETIHPVTSDKELKLENPELPSQVLGLRDRERQMDAHYVGLLHNPEETARERIAVSGLRQQQEQIQYALLDLQQMLSVKNNELLTTQSQMEKLKDIIESLSQQIYQHKQEAEVLRISFSALKIRKDVLEEEVVAKTKRLALLQEQLGKKMDVELRSQEKEQAAQRLLETHQEALLQIRRDNELIMGEYRRLQDDVAAMTQEKQVAHEKMEEALREREELKLRVHSYVNTVSRIENILKTKDQENQDLAERFRSDVQEREQRLQQVEGFIGTVRMELLSSETERQHLHEVLGKKMREIQQHMHDLQTYKAQVATLAQETSQLEEEVRVHQEEKVTLLAELVSVREICVKMDAEKEIAARQLLLKSMELERAMTREEDALTEVVLIKEHLASEKLLVRNMEAMLSTNRQEMFQAYQEVSEKEAELKALRHKLALADEKIAAHAREVTNLRRKIDHLKSEMEVLSRKGHERNALEDTPSQDVTFRPLRASSPLDHQPASHQPAPDTSIQEEEVSFGLT from the exons ATGGACAGCAACAAAGATACAAAATGGTCCAAGCTGAGGGCTCGCCTGCACATGCTGGGTTACAACGACAACCTCGGAGAAGAGTCCGTGCAACTTGTTGAGCAACTTTTCAG TGATTTGGTCCACACCACGGAAAGCCTGCGCGAATCTCAACGATCAACAGCCAAGTCAGAAAAAGAAAGCCAAAACACTGATGTCCGCCTGACGCGGGAGAACCAAGAGCTTCACTTTGAGCTCATGATGGTGAGGGGTGAAAGAGCCCAGGTGACCAGAG AGTTGAAGGTCTACATCACGAAGCTGGAAAATGACGTCACGTTGCTCAAGTCTTTGAACGAGCAGTATTTGCACGAGATGCACAGCCTTGAGAAGGACTGCAAAGAAAAGGCCAAGCTCATCCGTCAATTACGACGAAAAAATGTCAACATCTGGGTGCAGGCAGTAG ATAGAAACAATCTATGTGCATCACCTAATGCTGATGATCTTCTGCACGAGGAACTCACAAACTTAAAAGCAGAGCTGGAAAATTCTCAAGAGAGCATACAACACTCAAATAATCAA ACACTGATGGATGAACTCCAAGAGACCAACATGGCCCTGGAGCAGAAGCTCAAATCAGCGCAGCGCAAGTCCTCGAGTAAAGTGATCGAGCTCACCTCAAAGAACCACGAACTGTGTCAAGAGATCACGGACATTCGCAACCTCGCCAAGATGATGGAGATGGAAAAGAAGCAAAAGTTGGAAAAGGCTGAATGGAAGTTGCAAGATCTGAAA GCCGTTATCCGAAAGCTTCAGGGAGTCATTAGAGAATTGGAGGATCAGCTTagtaaaaatacaatg gaaGCTTATAACCTAAGGGAGCAGAATGAAAAATTTGAGGCAATGTTGGAGTTTCTGGAGGAAGAGAATAGCAGGCTGCAGGCCAAAGTGGAGAAGATGATGTCTGTTG AGAAAGTCTTGGTTCTGGAGTTGGAGGGTTGGCGGACTAAATACGGCATTTGCGGACTGGAACGCTCGCCATCGCGTCTGGATGCCTTTGTCCAGAGTTTGGAAGAAGAAAGGGATCACTATCGTCAGGAGGTTGAACACTATAAGAACATTCGAGGGAGGAGTCCCGTAATTGAG GCCCAAGACAGCTTAAACATGTCGCCCAAAATTCGAAACCCCAAGGATCGGTTCAAAGAGGCCGAAAACAAAGTCCAGCAAGAAGTAGACCAGGTGACAGAAGATATATTGGAGGAGGAACTTCAG CAAATGCAGGAGAAGCCTGCAGGACCTTCTGTTGAAATCAGaaacctgaaagagcagctTCGCCTGGCAAAGGAAAAAATCGCAGAGCTTTCAGAGGAGCTCCAAGGGGCAAAAGAAAATCTCCAGTGTTTGACCTCTGAAAAAGACTCACTGGGAGATCATCTTGAAAAGGCGGAAATGGATATTCAGATGCTGAAATCGGAGAACGACGAACTGATGGAGGAATTGAAG CAAAAGCAGCTGCAGTATGAGGAGCACCACTCCAAAACATCTGCTGAAATGTTGAAACTGGAAGAAAAGCTCAaagaggcaaaagatgaagtccaGAAAATGAAATCAGAAAAAGATGCTCAGATGGAGGAAATGAAG CTGAAGCATGACGACCAGCAACCAGAAACCTCTGCACAAATCGTGACACTGGAAGGGAAGCTCAGACTGGCAGAAGAAAAAATCCAGCATTCAACGACTGAAAAAGACTCACTGAAGGAGGAACTGAAG ATATGTCAACTGAGGCACGACGAGGAGCACTTAAAAACTACAGCGGAAATCAAAAAACTGGAAGAGAAGCTCAGAGTGGCAGAAGAAAAAATCCAGCGGTTGACAGCAGAAAAAGACTCTCAGAAGAAGCAACTTGAG AAACGTCAGCTTAAGCGTGACGAGCAGAACTCAGAAACCTCGGAGGAAATCCTCAAACTGGAAGAAAAGCTCAGACTGGCAGAAGAAAAAATCCAGCAGTTGATGACTGAAAAAGATTCACTGACGAAGAAACTTGAG CTGAAGCACGATGAGGAGCACTCGAAAACCTCTGCGGAAACTCTCAAGCTGGAAGAGAAACTCAGACTAGCAGAAGGAAAAATCCAGCAGTTGACGGCTGAAAAAGACTCACTGAAGAAGGAACTTGAG AAACATCACCTGAAGCACGACGAGCAGCACACAGAAACCTCAGAGGAAGATGTTAAACTGGAAGAGAAGGTCAGAttgggagaagaaaaaatcCAGCAGTTGATGGCTGAGAAAGACTCACAGAAGAAGCAACTTGAG ATCCTTCAGCTGAACCAAGATGAGCAGCACTCAAACATCTTTGCGGAAATTGTAAAACTGGAGGAGAAGCTCAGACTGGCAGAAGAAAAAATCCAGCAGTTGATCACAGAAAAAGACTCACTGAAGAAGGAATTTGAG AAACATCAGCTGAAGCACGAAGCGCAGCACCAAGAAACCTCTGCAGAAACCATCAAACTGGAACAGAAGCTCAGACTGGCAGAAGAAAAAATCCAGCAGTTGATCACTGAAAAAGACTCACTGAAGAAG AAAGATGGCGATCCGAGGACATCTGCTCCGGTGTTGGTCCAAACATTGAGAGACAGGAGTCAAGTGGCAGAAGAAACAATCCATCCGGTGACATCTGACAAAGAATTGAAG CTGGAGAACCCGGAGCTGCCTTCACAGGTTCTCGGGCTACGGGATCGCGAACGGCAGATGGATGCTCATTATGTCGGGCTTCTTCACAATCCGGAGGAGACGGCAAGAGAGAGAATAGCAGTCTCCGGTCTTAG GCAGCAACAAGAGCAGATTCAATACGCGCTTTTGGACCTCCAACAAATGCTGTCTGTGAAGAACAACGAGTTACTCACCACTCAGTCCCAGATGGAAAAACTGAAGGACATCATCG AGTCGCTGAGTCAGCAAATTTACCAGCACAAGCAGGAAGCCGAGGTCCTCCGCATTTCTTTCTCAGCGTTGAAAATAAGAAAGGACGTcctggaggaggaggtggtggccAAGACTAAGAGACTGGCGCTTCTCCAGGAGCAGCTTGGCAAGAAG ATGGACGTGGAACTAAGAAGCCAGGAGAAGGAGCAGGCCGCTCAGAGGTTGCTGGAGACCCATCAGGAAGCGCTGTTGCAAATCAGAAGAGACAACGAATTGATCATGGGAGAATACAGGAGGCTGCAGGACGACGTGGCCGCCATGACGCAGGAGAAGCAA GTTGCACATGAAAAGATGGAGGAGGCTTTGCGTGAGCGTGAGGAGCTCAAACTGAGAGTCCATTCTTATGTCAATACGGTGTCCAGGATTGAGAACATCTTGAAGACAAAG GATCAGGAGAACCAGGACCTGGCGGAGCGCTTCCGCTCGGACGTGCAGGAGCGGGAGCAGCGGCTGCAGCAGGTGGAGGGATTCATCGGTACCGTCCGTATGGAGCTCCTCTCGTCCGAGACGGAACGGCAACATCTGCACGAAGTCCTCGGGAAGAAGATGCGGGAGATTCAGCAG CACATGCATGACTTGCAGACGTACAAGGCGCAAGTGGCGACGTTGGCCCAGGAGACGTCTCAACTCGAGGAGGAGGTCCGCGTCCATCAGGAGGAGAAAGTGACTCTCCTGGCTGAACTGGTGTCAGTCAGAGAGATCTGCGTCAAAATGGACGCGGAGAAGGAAATCGCCGCCCGGCAACTTTTGCTCAAGAGCAtggaacttgagagg GCGATGACAAGAGAGGAGGACGCTCTGACAGAGGTGGTTCTCATCAAAGAGCACCTGGCCAGCGAGAAGCTGCTGGTTCGCAACATGGAGGCCATGCTGTCCACCAATCGACAGGAGATGTTCCAAGCCTACCAGGAGGTCAGCGAGAAAGAGGCGGAGCTTAAAGCCCTTCGCCACAAGCTCGCCCTGGCCGATGAGAAGAT CGCGGCGCACGCCAGGGAGGTGACCAATCTCCGGAGGAAAATCGATCATCTGAAGAGCGAGATGGAAGTTTTGAGTCGTAAAGGTCATGAGCG CAATGCCCTTGAGGACACGCCCTCGCAAGATGTTACCTTCAGACCCCTGAGGGCCTCCTCGCCCTTAGACCACCAGCCTGCTTCTCATCAGCCAGCCCCCGACACCTCAATCCAAGAAGAAGAGGTCAGCTTTGGGCTTACCTGA
- the LOC125994654 gene encoding centrosomal protein of 135 kDa-like isoform X2 — protein sequence MDSNKDTKWSKLRARLHMLGYNDNLGEESVQLVEQLFSDLVHTTESLRESQRSTAKSEKESQNTDVRLTRENQELHFELMMVRGERAQVTRELKVYITKLENDVTLLKSLNEQYLHEMHSLEKDCKEKAKLIRQLRRKNVNIWVQAVDRNNLCASPNADDLLHEELTNLKAELENSQESIQHSNNQTLMDELQETNMALEQKLKSAQRKSSSKVIELTSKNHELCQEITDIRNLAKMMEMEKKQKLEKAEWKLQDLKAVIRKLQGVIRELEDQLSKNTMEAYNLREQNEKFEAMLEFLEEENSRLQAKVEKMMSVEKVLVLELEGWRTKYGICGLERSPSRLDAFVQSLEEERDHYRQEVEHYKNIRGRSPVIEAQDSLNMSPKIRNPKDRFKEAENKVQQEVDQVTEDILEEELQQMQEKPAGPSVEIRNLKEQLRLAKEKIAELSEELQGAKENLQCLTSEKDSLGDHLEKAEMDIQMLKSENDELMEELKQKQLQYEEHHSKTSAEMLKLEEKLKEAKDEVQKMKSEKDAQMEEMKLKHDDQQPETSAQIVTLEGKLRLAEEKIQHSTTEKDSLKEELKICQLRHDEEHLKTTAEIKKLEEKLRVAEEKIQRLTAEKDSQKKQLEKRQLKRDEQNSETSEEILKLEEKLRLAEEKIQQLMTEKDSLTKKLELKHDEEHSKTSAETLKLEEKLRLAEGKIQQLTAEKDSLKKELEKHHLKHDEQHTETSEEDVKLEEKVRLGEEKIQQLMAEKDSQKKQLEILQLNQDEQHSNIFAEIVKLEEKLRLAEEKIQQLITEKDSLKKEFEKHQLKHEAQHQETSAETIKLEQKLRLAEEKIQQLITEKDSLKKKDGDPRTSAPVLVQTLRDRSQVAEETIHPVTSDKELKLENPELPSQVLGLRDRERQMDAHYVGLLHNPEETARERIAVSGLRQQQEQIQYALLDLQQMLSVKNNELLTTQSQMEKLKDIIESLSQQIYQHKQEAEVLRISFSALKIRKDVLEEEVVAKTKRLALLQEQLGKKMDVELRSQEKEQAAQRLLETHQEALLQIRRDNELIMGEYRRLQDDVAAMTQEKQVAHEKMEEALREREELKLRVHSYVNTVSRIENILKTKDQENQDLAERFRSDVQEREQRLQQVEGFIGTVRMELLSSETERQHLHEVLGKKMREIQQTYKAQVATLAQETSQLEEEVRVHQEEKVTLLAELVSVREICVKMDAEKEIAARQLLLKSMELERAMTREEDALTEVVLIKEHLASEKLLVRNMEAMLSTNRQEMFQAYQEVSEKEAELKALRHKLALADEKIAAHAREVTNLRRKIDHLKSEMEVLSRKGHERNALEDTPSQDVTFRPLRASSPLDHQPASHQPAPDTSIQEEEVSFGLT from the exons ATGGACAGCAACAAAGATACAAAATGGTCCAAGCTGAGGGCTCGCCTGCACATGCTGGGTTACAACGACAACCTCGGAGAAGAGTCCGTGCAACTTGTTGAGCAACTTTTCAG TGATTTGGTCCACACCACGGAAAGCCTGCGCGAATCTCAACGATCAACAGCCAAGTCAGAAAAAGAAAGCCAAAACACTGATGTCCGCCTGACGCGGGAGAACCAAGAGCTTCACTTTGAGCTCATGATGGTGAGGGGTGAAAGAGCCCAGGTGACCAGAG AGTTGAAGGTCTACATCACGAAGCTGGAAAATGACGTCACGTTGCTCAAGTCTTTGAACGAGCAGTATTTGCACGAGATGCACAGCCTTGAGAAGGACTGCAAAGAAAAGGCCAAGCTCATCCGTCAATTACGACGAAAAAATGTCAACATCTGGGTGCAGGCAGTAG ATAGAAACAATCTATGTGCATCACCTAATGCTGATGATCTTCTGCACGAGGAACTCACAAACTTAAAAGCAGAGCTGGAAAATTCTCAAGAGAGCATACAACACTCAAATAATCAA ACACTGATGGATGAACTCCAAGAGACCAACATGGCCCTGGAGCAGAAGCTCAAATCAGCGCAGCGCAAGTCCTCGAGTAAAGTGATCGAGCTCACCTCAAAGAACCACGAACTGTGTCAAGAGATCACGGACATTCGCAACCTCGCCAAGATGATGGAGATGGAAAAGAAGCAAAAGTTGGAAAAGGCTGAATGGAAGTTGCAAGATCTGAAA GCCGTTATCCGAAAGCTTCAGGGAGTCATTAGAGAATTGGAGGATCAGCTTagtaaaaatacaatg gaaGCTTATAACCTAAGGGAGCAGAATGAAAAATTTGAGGCAATGTTGGAGTTTCTGGAGGAAGAGAATAGCAGGCTGCAGGCCAAAGTGGAGAAGATGATGTCTGTTG AGAAAGTCTTGGTTCTGGAGTTGGAGGGTTGGCGGACTAAATACGGCATTTGCGGACTGGAACGCTCGCCATCGCGTCTGGATGCCTTTGTCCAGAGTTTGGAAGAAGAAAGGGATCACTATCGTCAGGAGGTTGAACACTATAAGAACATTCGAGGGAGGAGTCCCGTAATTGAG GCCCAAGACAGCTTAAACATGTCGCCCAAAATTCGAAACCCCAAGGATCGGTTCAAAGAGGCCGAAAACAAAGTCCAGCAAGAAGTAGACCAGGTGACAGAAGATATATTGGAGGAGGAACTTCAG CAAATGCAGGAGAAGCCTGCAGGACCTTCTGTTGAAATCAGaaacctgaaagagcagctTCGCCTGGCAAAGGAAAAAATCGCAGAGCTTTCAGAGGAGCTCCAAGGGGCAAAAGAAAATCTCCAGTGTTTGACCTCTGAAAAAGACTCACTGGGAGATCATCTTGAAAAGGCGGAAATGGATATTCAGATGCTGAAATCGGAGAACGACGAACTGATGGAGGAATTGAAG CAAAAGCAGCTGCAGTATGAGGAGCACCACTCCAAAACATCTGCTGAAATGTTGAAACTGGAAGAAAAGCTCAaagaggcaaaagatgaagtccaGAAAATGAAATCAGAAAAAGATGCTCAGATGGAGGAAATGAAG CTGAAGCATGACGACCAGCAACCAGAAACCTCTGCACAAATCGTGACACTGGAAGGGAAGCTCAGACTGGCAGAAGAAAAAATCCAGCATTCAACGACTGAAAAAGACTCACTGAAGGAGGAACTGAAG ATATGTCAACTGAGGCACGACGAGGAGCACTTAAAAACTACAGCGGAAATCAAAAAACTGGAAGAGAAGCTCAGAGTGGCAGAAGAAAAAATCCAGCGGTTGACAGCAGAAAAAGACTCTCAGAAGAAGCAACTTGAG AAACGTCAGCTTAAGCGTGACGAGCAGAACTCAGAAACCTCGGAGGAAATCCTCAAACTGGAAGAAAAGCTCAGACTGGCAGAAGAAAAAATCCAGCAGTTGATGACTGAAAAAGATTCACTGACGAAGAAACTTGAG CTGAAGCACGATGAGGAGCACTCGAAAACCTCTGCGGAAACTCTCAAGCTGGAAGAGAAACTCAGACTAGCAGAAGGAAAAATCCAGCAGTTGACGGCTGAAAAAGACTCACTGAAGAAGGAACTTGAG AAACATCACCTGAAGCACGACGAGCAGCACACAGAAACCTCAGAGGAAGATGTTAAACTGGAAGAGAAGGTCAGAttgggagaagaaaaaatcCAGCAGTTGATGGCTGAGAAAGACTCACAGAAGAAGCAACTTGAG ATCCTTCAGCTGAACCAAGATGAGCAGCACTCAAACATCTTTGCGGAAATTGTAAAACTGGAGGAGAAGCTCAGACTGGCAGAAGAAAAAATCCAGCAGTTGATCACAGAAAAAGACTCACTGAAGAAGGAATTTGAG AAACATCAGCTGAAGCACGAAGCGCAGCACCAAGAAACCTCTGCAGAAACCATCAAACTGGAACAGAAGCTCAGACTGGCAGAAGAAAAAATCCAGCAGTTGATCACTGAAAAAGACTCACTGAAGAAG AAAGATGGCGATCCGAGGACATCTGCTCCGGTGTTGGTCCAAACATTGAGAGACAGGAGTCAAGTGGCAGAAGAAACAATCCATCCGGTGACATCTGACAAAGAATTGAAG CTGGAGAACCCGGAGCTGCCTTCACAGGTTCTCGGGCTACGGGATCGCGAACGGCAGATGGATGCTCATTATGTCGGGCTTCTTCACAATCCGGAGGAGACGGCAAGAGAGAGAATAGCAGTCTCCGGTCTTAG GCAGCAACAAGAGCAGATTCAATACGCGCTTTTGGACCTCCAACAAATGCTGTCTGTGAAGAACAACGAGTTACTCACCACTCAGTCCCAGATGGAAAAACTGAAGGACATCATCG AGTCGCTGAGTCAGCAAATTTACCAGCACAAGCAGGAAGCCGAGGTCCTCCGCATTTCTTTCTCAGCGTTGAAAATAAGAAAGGACGTcctggaggaggaggtggtggccAAGACTAAGAGACTGGCGCTTCTCCAGGAGCAGCTTGGCAAGAAG ATGGACGTGGAACTAAGAAGCCAGGAGAAGGAGCAGGCCGCTCAGAGGTTGCTGGAGACCCATCAGGAAGCGCTGTTGCAAATCAGAAGAGACAACGAATTGATCATGGGAGAATACAGGAGGCTGCAGGACGACGTGGCCGCCATGACGCAGGAGAAGCAA GTTGCACATGAAAAGATGGAGGAGGCTTTGCGTGAGCGTGAGGAGCTCAAACTGAGAGTCCATTCTTATGTCAATACGGTGTCCAGGATTGAGAACATCTTGAAGACAAAG GATCAGGAGAACCAGGACCTGGCGGAGCGCTTCCGCTCGGACGTGCAGGAGCGGGAGCAGCGGCTGCAGCAGGTGGAGGGATTCATCGGTACCGTCCGTATGGAGCTCCTCTCGTCCGAGACGGAACGGCAACATCTGCACGAAGTCCTCGGGAAGAAGATGCGGGAGATTCAGCAG ACGTACAAGGCGCAAGTGGCGACGTTGGCCCAGGAGACGTCTCAACTCGAGGAGGAGGTCCGCGTCCATCAGGAGGAGAAAGTGACTCTCCTGGCTGAACTGGTGTCAGTCAGAGAGATCTGCGTCAAAATGGACGCGGAGAAGGAAATCGCCGCCCGGCAACTTTTGCTCAAGAGCAtggaacttgagagg GCGATGACAAGAGAGGAGGACGCTCTGACAGAGGTGGTTCTCATCAAAGAGCACCTGGCCAGCGAGAAGCTGCTGGTTCGCAACATGGAGGCCATGCTGTCCACCAATCGACAGGAGATGTTCCAAGCCTACCAGGAGGTCAGCGAGAAAGAGGCGGAGCTTAAAGCCCTTCGCCACAAGCTCGCCCTGGCCGATGAGAAGAT CGCGGCGCACGCCAGGGAGGTGACCAATCTCCGGAGGAAAATCGATCATCTGAAGAGCGAGATGGAAGTTTTGAGTCGTAAAGGTCATGAGCG CAATGCCCTTGAGGACACGCCCTCGCAAGATGTTACCTTCAGACCCCTGAGGGCCTCCTCGCCCTTAGACCACCAGCCTGCTTCTCATCAGCCAGCCCCCGACACCTCAATCCAAGAAGAAGAGGTCAGCTTTGGGCTTACCTGA
- the chst14 gene encoding carbohydrate sulfotransferase 14 codes for MAPRWPDRANRSGDFRSPSAAVLPSVLTFLVIVASGGLLLMIEKGMLNGVETPPPRGSRKDDVGRHMSRQERAAEDVDSQILQDIRNRTMTSMCSQKNMPHSLWSLTPQQRKTLLQHVLVNDEYRFLYCYVPKVACSNWKRVLKVLGGTLESVDVKIKMDHRNDLTFLSSFKPEGIRYRLQHYFKFMFVREPMDRLLSAYRNKFGEIESFQRKYGVEIVKRYRKNPSGKSSQSAGDDVTFTEFVRYLLDEDVERMNDHWMPMYNLCQPCALHYDFIGSYEHLTRDANYVLRRVGAPPHVSFPARQSWYKPVTADTLHYYLCSLPQKLLRELLPKYILDFSIFAYQFPNTSTEHCRH; via the exons ATGGCTCCCCGATGGCCGGACAGGGCAAACAGAAGCGGCGACTTTCGGAGCCCGTCCGCCGCGGTGCTGCCGTCCGTGCTGACGTTCCTGGTGATCGTCGCATCTGGAGGCCTGCTGCTCATGATCGAGAAAGGAATGCTCAACGGTGTGGAGACTCCTCCACCCCGGGGAAGTAGGAAAGACGATGTCGGCCGGCACATGAGCCGACAGGAACGAGCGGCGGAGGACGTGGACTCGCAG ATCCTGCAGGACATCCGAAACCGGACCATGACGTCCATGTGCAGCCAGAAGAACATGCCGCACAGCCTGTGGTCGCTGACGCCGCAGCAGAGGAAGACGCTGCTGCAGCATGTGCTGGTCAACGACGAGTACCGCTTCCTGTATTGCTATGTGCCCAAGGTGGCCTGCTCCAACTGGAAGCGCGTGCTGAAGGTGTTGGGCGGCACGCTGGAGAGCGTGGACGTGAAAATCAAGATGGATCACCGCAACGACCTGACTTTTCTGTCCTCGTTCAAGCCGGAGGGGATTCGCTACCGGCTGCAGCACTACTTCAAGTTCATGTTCGTACGCGAGCCCATGGACCGTCTGCTCTCCGCCTACAGGAACAAGTTTGGCGAGATCGAGTCGTTCCAGCGCAAGTACGGCGTGGAGATCGTCAAACGCTACCGCAAGAACCCCAGCGGTAAGAGCTCGCAAAGCGCCGGTGACGACGTCACCTTCACCGAGTTCGTTCGCTACCTTCTGGATGAAGACGTCGAGCGCATGAACGACCACTGGATGCCCATGTACAACCTGTGCCAGCCTTGCGCGCTGCACTACGACTTCATCGGCTCCTACGAGCACTTGACGCGGGACGCCAACTATGTGCTGCGGAGAGTCGGGGCGCCGCCGCACGTCAGTTTCCCGGCGAGGCAGTCGTGGTACAAACCCGTCACGGCGGACACGCTGCACTACTACCTATGCAGCCTGCCGCAGAAGCTCCTCAGGGAGCTCCTGCCCAAGTACATTTTAGACTTCTCCATCTTCGCGTATCAGTTCCCAAACACGAGCACTGAGCATTGCcggcattga